Proteins from one Bacteroides zhangwenhongii genomic window:
- a CDS encoding YfhO family protein, giving the protein MKKLLPDIIAILAFVVISFVYFFPADIEGRILFQHDSAAGAGAGRDAQEYFERTGERSRWTNSIFGGMPTYQMAPSYDSTKSLSWVEKTYQLYLPDYVVLTFIMMLGFYILLRAFGISAWLAGFGGIIWAFSSYFFILIPAGHIWKFVTLAYIPPTIAGIVLAYRRKYLLGGIITALFIALQIRSNHIQMSYYFMFVILFIIGAYFEDAYKKKELPHFFKASAILALAAMVGVCINLSNLYHTYEYSKETMRGKSELKQEGNAANQTSSGLDRDYITNWSYGIGETLTLLVPNVKGGASSDNLSRSEAAMEKANPMYSSIYSQFPQYFGDQPWTAGPVYVGAFVMFLFVLGCFIVKGPLKWALLGATIFSVLLSWGKNFMGLTDFFIDYVPMYNKFRAVSSILVIAEFTIPLLAIFALKEILGRPEILKLKENRTGVIVSLVLTAGVSLVLAVAPGVFFSSFVTAQEMAALQQGLPAEHLTPVVTNLTEMRKAIIASDAWRSFFIIAVGCFLLFLFLQKRLKASFTLVGIVLLCLADMWCVNKRYLYDEQFVPKSKRTEAFVKTQADEIILRDTAPDYRVLNFVGFPGNTFNENNTAYWHKSVGGYHAAKLRRYQEMIDHHIMPEMQDTYQAVAAAGGRMDSVDASKFRVLNMLNTKYFIFPAGEKGQPVPVENPYAYGNAWFVDKVQYVNNANEEIDALNDIRPVETAVVDVRFKEQLKGVTEGYKDSLSTIRLTDYEPNRLVYKVSTPKDGVVVFSEVYYPGWQATIDGQPVDIARADYILRAMNVPAGEHTIEMWFNPQSIHVTESIAYVALALLLVGVMILVWTKRNKFTGKTETK; this is encoded by the coding sequence ATGAAGAAACTCCTTCCTGACATAATTGCTATATTGGCTTTTGTTGTTATTTCTTTTGTCTACTTCTTTCCGGCAGATATTGAAGGGCGCATTCTGTTTCAGCATGACTCTGCTGCCGGTGCCGGAGCCGGACGGGATGCTCAAGAGTATTTTGAACGTACCGGTGAACGTAGCCGCTGGACAAACTCGATTTTCGGTGGTATGCCTACCTACCAGATGGCTCCGAGTTATGACTCGACAAAATCTTTGTCTTGGGTGGAGAAGACTTATCAACTTTACCTTCCGGATTATGTAGTACTGACTTTTATCATGATGTTGGGATTCTATATTCTTTTACGGGCATTTGGAATTTCGGCTTGGTTGGCGGGGTTTGGCGGTATAATATGGGCTTTCTCGTCTTACTTCTTTATTCTGATACCGGCAGGGCATATCTGGAAGTTTGTGACATTGGCTTACATTCCGCCTACGATTGCAGGAATCGTCCTGGCTTATCGAAGGAAGTATCTGTTGGGAGGAATAATTACGGCTTTGTTTATAGCTCTTCAGATTCGTTCCAATCACATACAGATGAGTTATTATTTCATGTTTGTGATTCTGTTTATTATAGGAGCTTACTTCGAAGATGCTTATAAGAAGAAAGAATTGCCGCATTTCTTCAAGGCTAGTGCAATTCTGGCTTTGGCTGCCATGGTAGGCGTTTGCATTAATCTTTCTAACTTGTACCATACGTATGAGTATAGTAAGGAGACTATGCGTGGAAAGAGTGAGTTAAAGCAGGAAGGGAATGCTGCCAATCAGACCAGCAGCGGATTGGACCGTGACTACATTACGAACTGGAGCTACGGAATTGGGGAGACCCTGACTTTATTGGTACCTAATGTAAAAGGAGGAGCTTCGTCGGATAATTTGTCACGGAGTGAAGCTGCTATGGAAAAGGCAAATCCAATGTATAGTAGTATCTATTCGCAATTTCCGCAATATTTTGGTGATCAGCCGTGGACTGCCGGTCCGGTGTATGTAGGGGCATTTGTTATGTTCTTGTTCGTCCTTGGGTGTTTCATCGTAAAAGGTCCGCTTAAATGGGCATTATTGGGAGCTACTATTTTTTCCGTTTTACTCTCGTGGGGAAAGAATTTCATGGGGCTGACGGATTTCTTTATAGATTATGTTCCGATGTATAATAAGTTCCGTGCTGTATCGTCTATTTTGGTTATTGCTGAATTTACTATTCCGTTATTGGCTATTTTTGCATTGAAGGAAATATTGGGCAGACCGGAAATTTTGAAATTGAAAGAGAACCGTACAGGCGTGATCGTATCGCTTGTGCTGACAGCTGGTGTCTCATTGGTCCTGGCTGTTGCTCCCGGTGTTTTCTTTTCTAGTTTCGTAACGGCGCAGGAGATGGCGGCTTTGCAACAAGGTCTTCCGGCGGAACACCTTACTCCGGTTGTGACAAATCTGACGGAGATGCGCAAAGCGATCATTGCTTCGGATGCATGGCGCAGTTTCTTTATTATAGCTGTAGGATGTTTCTTACTGTTCTTATTCTTGCAGAAGAGGTTGAAAGCTTCTTTCACGTTGGTCGGTATTGTACTTTTGTGTTTGGCGGATATGTGGTGTGTCAATAAACGCTATTTGTATGATGAGCAGTTTGTCCCGAAATCAAAACGGACAGAAGCATTTGTGAAGACTCAGGCGGATGAGATTATCCTTCGGGATACAGCTCCGGATTATCGTGTACTGAATTTTGTCGGTTTTCCGGGCAATACGTTTAATGAAAACAATACTGCTTACTGGCATAAGAGTGTCGGTGGTTATCATGCAGCGAAATTACGTCGCTATCAAGAGATGATCGATCATCATATCATGCCCGAAATGCAGGATACTTATCAGGCTGTGGCTGCTGCCGGAGGTAGGATGGATAGTGTGGACGCTTCCAAATTCCGCGTATTGAATATGCTGAATACGAAATACTTTATTTTCCCAGCCGGAGAGAAGGGACAGCCTGTTCCTGTTGAGAACCCGTATGCATATGGTAATGCCTGGTTTGTGGATAAAGTGCAGTATGTGAATAATGCGAATGAGGAAATTGACGCTTTGAATGATATTCGCCCGGTGGAGACTGCTGTGGTGGATGTGAGATTTAAAGAACAGCTAAAAGGGGTGACGGAAGGATACAAGGATTCTTTGTCTACTATCCGGTTGACGGATTACGAACCTAACCGATTGGTTTATAAAGTTTCTACTCCTAAAGATGGAGTTGTGGTATTCTCTGAAGTATATTATCCGGGATGGCAAGCGACAATTGATGGTCAGCCTGTAGATATTGCCCGTGCAGATTATATCTTGCGTGCCATGAATGTACCTGCCGGTGAACATACCATTGAAATGTGGTTTAATCCGCAGAGCATACACGTCACGGAAAGTATCGCTTATGTCGCGTTGGCTTTATTGTTGGTCGGAGTGATGATCCTTGTGTGGACGAAACGTAATAAGTTTACTGGAAAAACTGAAACGAAATAA